The Raphanus sativus cultivar WK10039 chromosome 2, ASM80110v3, whole genome shotgun sequence DNA segment ACGCTCTGCGATGTTATTCGTGTGGCGAGCGTGGTCACATTCAAACAGCTTGTCCAACTCACGGACGACGTGGACTTCTTGAAAGTGATAAGGAGCTCAATGGAGACCCTATCTATGATGACGACGGCGAAGGTGATGATATTGACGAAGAACAAGTCTGTGGCGACACTGGAACGTTCTTGATGCTAAGACAAAATTGCCTGGCTCCTAAAGCAAGCGATGAGTGGCAGCGAACAGCACTTTTTACATCTACCTGTACGGTGAAAAACAAGGTTTGTCGGTTCGTAGTGGATTCCGGCTGCTCAGCAAACGTTGTTTCGGAGGAAGCAGTGCGTAAGCTATACCTGGTAACTGAGACACATCCCCACCCTTATCGCCTTCTCTGGATGCAGACAGGGGCCGAGGTCCATGTTTCTCAATGTACACTCCTATCCCTCTCAATTGGTTCTTTTTATAAAGATACCTTTTATTGTGACATAGCTCCGATGGATGTATCACACATCATATTAGGGCGACCATGGCAATATGATAGAGAAGTTATGCACAATGGCAAACTTGATACTCACTCGTTCTTATTTCAAGGGCGTAAGATAACACTTCTCCCATCACCAGATACCGACGCTACCGTTTCTAAGCATCAGCACACGCCACAACAGAATCTTTTGATCATCTCCAAGTCCCAGTTTCAGGAAGAACTTCGTGAGCCGTGTCCTCTTTTTGCTTTAGTAGCTGTCGATACGAAACCATTACAACATCACACCATCCCCATCGAGTTCACACCAGTCATCAACGAGTTTGGTGACTTATTTCCTGACGAGCTTCCTGCTGGTTTACCTCCTCTCAGAGATATACAACATCACATAGATCTTGTTCCTAATGCTGCATTACCTAATCGCGCCCATTATCGGATGAGCCCAGAAGAGCATGAGGAGTTAAGGCGACAGGTTGAGGACCTCCTCGTCAAAGGATATGTTCGTGAAAGCCTCAGCCCATGTGCCGTTCCAGCCCTCCTAATTCCCAAGAAAGATAAAACTTGGCGTATGTGCGTCGATAGTCGAGCAATTAACAAGATCACAACACGTTACCGATTCCCCATACCTCACCTCGATGATTTGTTGGACCAGATTGGTAAAGCGTCTATATTCACTAAACTGGATCTCAAAAGTGGGTATCATCAGATTCGGATTCGAccgggagatgagtggaaaacagCTTTCAAAACGAGGGAAGGTTTATTCGAATGGCTTGTAATGCCTTTTGGATTATCTAATGCcccaagcactttcatgagaGTAATGAATCAAGCCCTTCGACCGTTTATTGGGAAATTTGTCGTCGTCTATTTTGATGACATTCTCATCTTTAGCACGACTATGGACGACCATCTTTGCCACTTGTGGGACGTCCTGATCGCCTTACGTCGCGAGAAACTGTTTATCGCGAAGCACAAGTGCGAGTTTGGTGTCTCGGAGGTTCTGTTTTTAGGCTATATCGTCTCTGCTACAGGACTTCGCGTGGATCCGCAGAAAGTAGCCGCCATATCCTCTTGGCCTACTCCAACAACAGTCTCAGAAGTTAGAAGTTTTCACGGCCTGGCCTCTTTTTATCGTCGTTTTGTGCATAACTTTAGCGCAATAATGGCGCCCGTCACAGATTGCATGAAAACTACAACTTTCGTATGGACTAATGAAGCTGCCCAGGCGTTTGAGATTATTAAAACCAGGCTTACAACGGCGCCTATTTTAGTACTACCCGACTTTGATCTCCCATTTGAACTCCATTGCGACGCAAGCAAGTTAGGAATAGGGGCGGTTTTAAGTCAACAAGGGCGTCTGGTTGCCTATTACAGCGAGAAGATGGCAGGTGCTAGGGCTCGTTATAGCACTTATGATATCGAGTTTTATGCCATCGTACAAGCAATCAAGCATTGGCGTCACTATCTTGCTCATAAAGAGTTTGTGCTCTTTACTGATCATGTGGCTTTGAAATATTTAAGTACACAGGATAAGATCTCTTCTCGTCATGCTTCTTGGATAGCTTATTTACAGCAGTTCACGTTTGTGATCAAGCATCAGTCCGGCAAGCTTAACAAGGTGGCGGATGCATTGAGTCGTCGGCATGCTTTGGTTTCTACGTTGCGTGTTAGTGTTACTGGATTCGAGTGCTTTGCGGATTTATATCAGACCGATcctgtaacatcccgagttgtgatatgtgaaaaaggcttaagagaattgatttggctacctatgtcaccaaagttgacttacctttttcggagcacatcctgaaagaactccagagttaagcgtgcttgagctggagtagtggaaggatgggtgacctatcgggaagtgattcgcgatagcgtgtgagtgaggccaaaacacggggaaagatcatgtggtgattgcagggtcagtaaacaatgatttggagccttggaaaattaacgaccgaccgtcagatgggatggggcccacgggccgagagaacgggcgtgggtggcccattagccgtgggcgggtcggggcgttataGATCCATTCTTTGCCTCTATTTGGTTGGATCTTACTCATGGCGTGCGATCAGACTATTCTTTGGTCGATGGTTTTGTGTTCCGCGGGAATCGTTTGTGTGTCCCCGAATGTAGCCTTCGGTTACAGATAATTTTGGAGTTACACCGTGAGGGACATGTGGGACGCGACAGAACACTCAAGCTCGTTTCTGATTCATACTGTTGGCCTACCTTGCGTAGGGACGTTGAACGGTTCGTCGCGAGATGCACGTCTTGTCAGCAAGGTAAAGGGCACGCTTCTAATGCAGGTCTTTACCTTCCTCTTCCCATACCCACTCAACCGTGGAGTGATATCAGTATGGACTTTGTCTTAGGACTTCCGCGAACTCAACGTGGCAatgactccatctttgttgtcgTTGACCGCTTCTCCAAGATGGTTCATTTTATTCCATGTAAAAAGTCTACAGATGCGGTTCAAGTAGCAAACTTGTTCTTTCAAGATATCTACCGATTGCATGGTTTTCCAGCATCGATTGTCTCCGACCGTGATTCGCGTTTCATCGGCCACTTTTGGATATTTCTTTGGAAACTGCTCAAGACCAGCTTAAATATGAGTTCTGCTTATCATCCACAAACAGATGGACAAACCGAGGTTGTTAATCGGAGTTTGGGTAACATGTTACGTTGTTTAGTTGGTGATAATTTACGTTCGTGGGATTCGCTTCTGTGTCAAGCGGAATTCGCTCATAACCATGCCCATAATCGAAGTCTTGGTTTCAGTCCTTTCAAAGTAGTTTATGGTGTGCTTCCTCGGGGTCCGTTGGCCTTGTCTACTCCTCCACAACCCGGTGAGTTTCATGGAAGGGCGTTGGAGCTTGTTGACGAGATAGCTAATATTCATGCAAAGGCTTAGGATAACTTGGCGGGGACTGCAATCAAGTACAAACGTGATGCAGATAAACGACGCCGTGAGGTTCATTTTCTTGTTGGCGATTACGTTTGGGCAGTATTGATTAAGGAACGCTTCCCAGTGGGTCAGTACAACAAGCTTAAGCCACGAAAGATCGGACCTGTTCAAATTATCGAGAAGATCAATGCAAATGCCTACAGACTTCGCCTTCCTTCCCATATCCGCAGGCATGATGTTTTCAATGTTAAACATCTATTCAAGTACGAACCGGATGATGCAATGCTTTCAGGATTCGTGGACGAATCCTCCATAGGGGAGGGGACCTGATGTAGCATACATCCTTATCGTTATTAGTTTTGGTTTTCTTATTTCCTTTTCGCATATGTCTTTGCATTCCTTTGTCGGTTAAGCTTAGGTTTTCCTTTATTCTATTAACTTAGGTATTCATATAGCTATATAAGGTGATATCTTGGCTTTGTAAGAATCACTACTTTTGattattgatttataaactAGAGCTTTGTGTTTTAACAACTCTTGCAACCTTATTTTCTGGGCATTCTTTGAGCATTCAACAGATATAAGAAGGCTTAGATAACGGGCATTCGAAGAATTCAACGTTACCTCTGCACTATCGGTTACTATAGATACTTCTGCTCCACCAGTTCGCCAGAGCTTTAGTGTGTTGCCGCTGCGACACCGGTCAGCTGCTGCCTCCATGTCTTCCTCCGTCTCTTTCATCGGTTGCTCTGCTCAGATTTTTTCAAATTGATTTTCAGTCGAATTCGTAAAGGCGAAGTTTGAGGGTTTCAACACGGAAATCTCTCTTGTTTCTATATTCGAAGCAGCCACCATGGTATTTTGGTACTCAAACTGTTTGATGGGTCGAGATAGATTTGGGTTTCTGAAGTTGCTCCAATTTGTCTATGCCTTACGATGATTTATGATCCTTTTCCACTTGTTGATGGGAGGTCCTCCTCCTCTGTGCTTAAAATTTCATAAGGAAATCGACCTCAGCTTCCTGCATTTTCTATACTCAGTTGTTGGCATCTTTCGTGCATGCTCGTGTGACAGGACTGGTGTCGAGATGTTATGTCCTCCACTTCCATCAGCCAGTATCTCACCAGTGTTTCATCAGTTGGCGTCTCTGTGTTGGTTTGGATTCTCAGAGCAGCGCTTGTCACCCCTGCTTCGCCTGTCTTCCCGTTAGAGTTGCCTTCGGGACAGTCCGCGTGCCTCGGACTGTTGTTCGGTTGTTACAATGATTTCTTCTCTTGGAGCAGGTTCCGACATTAAGTTTCATGTCGTGATTTCCTCAGGCGACATTGCTGTTCTGAAGTAGTACAGTTTGCCAAGCTTTAATCATGTTCCAAGTGAAACTGATTAAACTTCATTTGCTTTAGAGTGTTTTTAAGTTCTTTTGTGGCTCTCTTTAGCATCTGTGTTTGATAAGCTCCTTagattactagattttgattcatCAAAAACTTGTAATCTCTCTGTGCCATTACTTATCTGATAGATATTCACATACTTAACAAAAAAAGGAATGGTAGGCATAAAAGTCTCCCATATTCTTCAGTTAATTACTTGCGTCTGTGGTGATTAAAGCATCATCTTTTTCTAGCAACCATCCTCCCgaatccatttttaaaaaatttgataagCAATGGCTGACTAGTGACGAGATTAGACATGTAACTTTTTACGGATGAAATTCACCCGAACTCCCAAATGATACAAATATCATGCTACCGCAAAGCATTTAATCAGTGGAGacgataaaataatttaaattcgGAAAAGCAAGTGaaagaactaaaaaaaagaaggaaattTACCAAAAcgaaataaaaatttaacatgtttgtctttttgatataaaactatatttgtctatcttttatttcttttactctttttatttcttaaatttagtaaatatttttatgaaaaaaaattataaaaatattaagaaattataaacaccTATATAAACAAACtagtattttcttttggttgagaaatttgataaataaaattttaaattatgttataCTAAAAGTAGATTTTGTCTTCAACGGAAAATGGATTAGTAGAAAACGAATTCCAGATTAAATAAATTCATCTACTTTATTTAGACAGAACAatctagttttaattaaaattctaaatttggGAATGTGAATTCTGTTAATTTTACAGATAACTTCTTTTCTCGTGAATGcagtttttacttttataaagtaTTCTAAAATTTTCGGAATGAAAAATCTAAACAATACTCAAACGGCTCCATGAGATAGAAtttgtttatgaaatttttatctTGGTTCTATGCAGTGTAGAAAATGTCTTCTACGGATAGAAAAAAcagatttttgcgaaaatttaGGAAGTTACCGTTAAgaaacatattataaaaatatttgtaatattctaacttcctaaaaagTGTATATTTGGTCATAAAAATATTCTAGAGATATTTGTAATCCAGTACGTTACAAacacattttttaaatatatatatatatatatatattcaacatctattatatatttacaaacatatatatgtatgtatatttttgttaatatatttatttatagcaTTATTTGAATTCAATTGTGTATATCAcggaaatataataaatattattgctCATGCTATGCatgagaatattttattttaattaaattatatattaaaaataataattgaatttagttatataaatatcataaacatattaatataagcgttacttattatattttattaaaatacaaaattatttatcaaatatgattaaacaattaaaatatttaataaaatgttaagatatttaaataatttataaaatagttgaCATACACTAAAAATTGTTGAATAAAGACTAAATTTTTAGTCGATATTTTGGAAATATCTGTTTGTAATTTAAAtgtacaatttataaaaaaaaggtatgtatgtatattttgttaatatatttatttcttttattaatgtatttatttataaaattatttggaattcaattttttatataaaatttttattaatataaaaataaaagttgagtatattattttattaatatatcctaaaatatcgacttaaattatatatatattttaattaaatttttatttttaattcatttttaatatttaaatactattaaaatgtatttatttgattaatcaAAGGTCAGTTCTGagattatgaaataaaattatactatatgaacaaaataatattaactttATACTATAGGGATAAAGATGGTAAATTTTCATtctattttggaaaatttcccaaaaaaaattgaaaccatGTATGAATGTGATACTGCAACTTTGAACGAGCTATATCAACTGCTTTAAATGTTCTTTCTAAAGTCCTAAAGACAGAGGAAATGTTCGAGAAGTAAAAATACAGTTCTATGGCTGCGAAAAGGAGACAGGGAAAATGTTTATATGCATTGAAAAAGGAGAGGTGCGCAATTGTTATAAGTCATTTCAGGACAATTTTTGAATCATCGAACCCGAAAGATAGATGAAGCATTAGCTAATATTACTATGACTATCACATATTTGATAAACAAGGATCTCATATCTCTAGTTACGAAATGAGAGGTAAGACTTTCCAAATTCGCAATGCATCGgaaattttttttggatcagATAGAGtgacaattttattttatcaaaagttTGGAACATAGTAAAGGAGGATTTAGCTTGTACGGTTAATAAATTCCTATTTGATGGTATCAGTTTTCAAGGATTGAATAATCATtccaaagaaaaataaatcaactgAGATAGCACAATTTCTATCAATCATTATGTGCAATGCAAATTATAAGATAGTCTTCAAAGTCTTCGAGTTCCTATCATGAAAGAAGTTTCATACGAAAGGCCGGTAATTTCCTTTGTTCTATACTTTAGACTTTCGATTCCACTTGTgagtattaatatatattttcgcGTGATAGTTGGGAGCAAAGACAAGCACGTTTACTTTCGACGTGTGCGCAGAAAAAGTAGAATATTTTAAGAATTGGTTCTCAACGTGCTTCAAGTTAAACTTTTAGGATTGGTTCTTTTCTTTCTAACCTATATATCCAATTAATTATGCATTAGAAAAACAAAGCTGGTGAAATATAACACACTCAAAATAGTGGATAAAGCAGTTAATAATTCGAAAGTGCTGTCGTACCCACATGGTTACGTAAAAAGCTAAattaattaagtaaaatatatgtttgaagCATGTGATTAGTTTAATCTTAACGAGTAAGAACCcttaaactatataaaatctCAAACTGCATAGCATGCAAGCACGCACTATAAATATCATCCGAAAAATCGAGTCATTTCAAGTTCAGCCAGACTCTCACCCTTTAGCTCTAAGTTTCCTCTAGCTGCTTCTTCAATATTCCCATCTTATTTAAACTAAATCTTATTTACTTAAGGCATACATGGAACCGGTAGTGGCCATGCAAGAGTCCCAATATAACAAGAAGTCATTTCTTAAGTTGCTCGACGGCCTATTCTTGCCGTTTATTGTAGTTGTTGGTGTTATAGTTTTTGTCAGCCCGTTTTGGCTTCAAGTTTCTCTCAGATTTTTCATATCAACTATCCCTAGAGTGATTACTTACATGTCAACCCCCAAGGTCTTATTCCTTCTCACAAATTTCATCGTGATCACCCTCATTGGAGAATCAATGTTTTCCAGATCAAGATCTGCTCTTCCAACTAGCGAGTTACGCAAAGAGTGCATGACTGTGACAAACAATTCTTGTGACTGGTGGTCTTGTGCAAACATGAAGATGGGAATCGGATGTCAACAATTAACAAAAGAGAATATGGATAGACTGAGACACGAAGATGATAAAAGGCGTAAGCTTAGTCCGATGCAGATGGATTCACTACACCAGAGGGCTGATGATCTGATCGCTCGTGTGAACAGACGGAGGAGACTTGAAACTGAGATTTTACATAGCCACGTAGACCATAACCGTATGTCATAATAATTACATGTCTGCaaaagtttagtttttatttaacttctgtatttaataaaaagattGATCAATTGAATAAGGACATTTGTACTCGAGAGTTTTAAATTCAACTACAAGAACTTCTGACACAAttttctctttctcctcttttctaatttttttttttatttggttaaaacctcattaagaACCTACCTATGGAGTTGGCCTTAGCAAGAATTCTTTTATGAGAATTCGACCAAAAAATCCAGAATTTTTTggaaattgccaaaaaaatcatttacACTTGCCTGGCCAATAAAAACCTAAACTTTTGTtgacttatttaaataatttagaaactTACACGGTTAACTGACCAGATTAGCACACCGTTAAACAAGAGTTAAGACAGCGTTAACCCAATGTTAACTGTTGGCattaagtaaaacgacgtcgtttcgttttacacgatttgaaaataaaaatacgaaGAGACCGGATTTCGAACCCAGTTTGTTTGGATCAAATGGCAAATTAATGCAAtgtatgtactaacacatttagttttatttggtactcatttgaatataaaaaattctctaaaattttaaaaagtctttaaaattccaaaaatatgaaaataaagaaagtttttataaaattaattttgaaactaaaagtaaaaataaaattttatttttcctataaaaattcaaaaatcttccaacattttcatttttaaaaacaaattcccaaaaaaaaaagaaaatttaatttttcagataaaaaaacgaaaaataaaataaaaatcgaaaatatcaaaagttataaaaaaattcgaatctgaaaataatcagaatttattaaaattaaattttttttttattttataagaaaaaatgccaaaaaagaaatttttcattttcaaattataaaaagtaaaaattgaaaaaaaaatttgaaaaaaaaaatttcataaaaaggaaaaaaaaaattcaaatccgaaaaaacatataatcagaatctataaaaaaaattttaaaaatagtaataatttatatatatatatatatatatatatattctgattatatgttttcagattcgaaatattttataacttctttgaaatatttttcgatttttttttcattttttcaaattttttttataatccgaaaaaatgaaatttgttttttttggaattattttagaaattttaaagatctttttaagtttttgataatttttttatattcaaaatcaatactaaataaaagtaaatgtgtTAGTACGTACAATGAATGTACCACTAGCCTAGTGATAAAGTGGTAAAGTACCTTGccattttatttaaacaatctGGATTCAAATTCATTGGTCTACTtacttttatgttattttttgtgttaaatttgctgacggcgtgctaaattgtaagtcaacgaaaacattgttaattaattctaaagtcaatgaaaagtttgtgttttttttatcagCTCTAAAGTTCATGTTTCTTTTGGCAATTCCTGAAAAGTTCAGGattttttttggccgaattttcattcttttattaataagtatatatacttatatagtGTGAGAATGGCAAGCATTGACTGAGGTATTCAGTTTTTTGAGCTCTGTTCCTGTAATGGGTTCATATTCTCTGATGGGCCTAGTGATTTGAAACCAAATAAAAGCAAGATAAATTAGATGGGTCTCATTTGATTAATGAGAAGCCCAACATCAAGAAGTCGATGATATAAATATGGAAGAGATGCAAATGATTATGACATAATTATAACAACATTTCTTCATCATCTGTTTCGCTGTAACAAGTCGTATGCCATTGTTGACAAATCTTGAGCTTGTATGTAAGCACTAGATATAGTAATTTCTAGGTACTGATTCTGAAAAAGATGTACCAAAAGGCAAGGGAAATGTAAAAGGTTATGTGTGTTGTTCTTTTTTTagctttctttatatatatatttttttgtgaacgAGTGGAGTCCCGATTTGTaaacacataaaataatagAGTTAGTGAAGACGGCAGAGTGAGCTCAGAGAATTCAATCATTCAACCAAACAGTAGATTGGATTGGATTCTTCTATATATAGTTATGTAATGTCTCTATCAATATATCATAGCAGCTTTTTCGTTAAAGCTAACATTAGGGTCTTTTAAAATTTGAGACAAGGTTTTGTCGATCACTGAATGCTTGTGTAATTTCATTATTAATTCCTTCTTGCCACTGAATATATCGCGAGAGTTAATGGTTTCACTCTTCTGCAGGTATAATGGTTTTATAGCAGCCTTATGTGAAGACTATAGTGTTTTACGATGGTTTCATAGTCTCGTactgaatattttcaaaattaccAAAATTCGTAGCAGTATTCTCTCTTACAACacgtttttgatttttattcacATCATGACGACCATTGTTTGCAgtcaataaaacataaatacacaTAATGTTTGGCttgaaaaatatgataaatttgCAAGTTGTATGTCATTACTTAAAAACATTGGAGGCGTGTTGCTAGGTATTTGCcccaatatatatatgtttagccAGTATATAAGTTAACTCGGCCGCTTTCATTTCACTATTCATGTTGTTGTATGTAAACCATGCGAAGAAAATCCTCATATTTGATCTCTTCTTCAGCAACAAAAGCATTCCCTTTCTTACTTAGATCAAGACAGAACTCCCAAATTGCATTAGCCACTATCCAGTGTCCAAAAACAGTAAACAAGTGCAACAATCTCAGTAGCTCTCAAAATACATTGCAAAACATGATGGAAAGGCAAGAATGTATGGTGAATTATAGCGGCAAGAGAACATTTTGCAAAGGCAACCATAGGCCATACATTGAGAAAAATAGTTGTTTTTGTTCATAGATCTTGGTAACAATGTACTGTTTATTATATTTGGTGTTTCTCAGATATAGGTTCGTCAAGTGTTGATTTAAAATTTCCTGCATTTTGTTCacccactacaagaaaacacgctgatactgagggactttttcctcggtatttcgtcggaataagcgtattccgacgaaataccgaggaaaacgTCCCTCGAAAAAATctcctcgaaatttcattttccctcgaaatttcttcgaaattttgtgacggaatttcgaggaaacataaTTCCGAGGATATTTAGAGGACTGCCCTTCGTCGAAGAGGTCCTCGGAATATATTGAGGAACAATTCCCTCGGTATGTACCGAGGATTATACCGAGGGAAAACACCTACGAAAGTTTTCGAGGAAACAGTTtcgtcggaaaattccgagggacGATTTCCTCGAAAATTTCGAGGACCAgttttcctcggaatatttcgagggaacgtttcctcgaaaattttcgaggaacgcagccctcgaaaattttcgaggaaacgttccctcggaatattccgaggaacacatccctcggtatataccgaggacagctgttcctcggaatattttgaaaattatttttttttttaaaattgtttttttagaaaaaaatatttttaaaatttaaattcgaaaaatataaaattaaaatttaaattgaaaacatattatttaaaattcaaagtcatacaaaagaaaagaaaacatttagagtttctgaaagaaattaaactacGGGGTTTGGAAGTCCGGGTCTGGCATGGTCGGGAAGTCCacgttggcgttcgggttcatgctcctcatcatcgccatcatttgctcgttcagcttcctctgtgcctcccagcccgcctcttgactcgccaccatggactccagcgcagatatgcgagcatccttgtccctcatctggcttagaaggacttcttgatcaacataggacggtggtggtgcagaagcagacggaaccgaggaagaccgacgagccaaaccgaacaaacggcccttcttctttggaaccgactgaaaaaaaaagtgtcaaatttaaataatataaaattggattgaactttaaaaaatgaacttaccgcttcaacgatttggttgatccgaacccgaggcaagccggtcgatcccgtcgaatcgtcatcctcggtttgaagctgagacacttcctgttccatctgactgtcgatgagggtgaccacatccctcacaacaccatcatcaatctcgccggtcttcttgttggtatacgccgtctttattaggcggagatgatcaaccggctccccctcattttcttccgccttgaaaaaaacatatattaaacaaacattagtaattaaaagaaatgcacaaaaaaatattagaatcttaaataatataataaaaaccgacaagcttaccaagcgatcccccagactggctaaagattgagcacccaagttatggacgtacatgcccttccccttacggtcgctcttgcggttggtggagttggtggaagaagttgctctcacttcgttcttactccaatgTACACTCAACTCCTGCCAGACCGTCGGGTCCATCCCCTttggaacctttaaaaaaaattgttaaataaataaaaaaatattttaaaaaattaaaaaattgtatcataaataaaaacgaaccttgtttatttcccacttcttcttccacgagtgcatctgcttcccatagttgtccataactttatggacgaagtggtaatagataaacaacgtatcatcggtacacgaaatatcgtatgtttcagcactttgagcccatagttgttgcaactcatatattagtggctgaagaaacacatcaagtgatctcttaggatgctctggtccgggaacgagaatggagagaaacaaaaactctcgtcgcaagcacaagtttgggggtaagttgtatggtgtaacaatgactggccatagagaatattgtcttccactcttcccatacgggctgaaaccatcagtacataatccaaggtagacatttcttctctcatacgcaaagtcgggatactttgattggaaatgtttccacgcttttgcatctgaaggatgtctaatctcaccatct contains these protein-coding regions:
- the LOC130507973 gene encoding uncharacterized protein LOC130507973 — protein: MEPVVAMQESQYNKKSFLKLLDGLFLPFIVVVGVIVFVSPFWLQVSLRFFISTIPRVITYMSTPKVLFLLTNFIVITLIGESMFSRSRSALPTSELRKECMTVTNNSCDWWSCANMKMGIGCQQLTKENMDRLRHEDDKRRKLSPMQMDSLHQRADDLIARVNRRRRLETEILHSHVDHNRMS
- the LOC108833178 gene encoding uncharacterized protein LOC108833178 is translated as MDPTVWQELSVHWSKNEVRATSSTNSTNRKSDRKGKGMYVHNLGAQSLASLGDRLAEENEGEPVDHLRLIKTAYTNKKTGEIDDGVVRDVVTLIDSQMEQEVSQLQTEDDDSTGSTGLPRVRINQIVEASVPKKKGRLFGLARRSSSVPSASAPPPSYVDQEVLLSQMRDKDARISALESMVASQEAGWEAQRKLNEQMMAMMRSMNPNANVDFPTMPDPDFQTP